Proteins co-encoded in one Sporosarcina sp. FSL K6-1522 genomic window:
- a CDS encoding cyclic-di-AMP receptor — protein MKLIVAVVQDQDSNRLSAALTKNDFRATKLASTGGFLRSGNTTFLIGTDDNLVPKALELIRENCRSRDQMVAPVSPMGGNADSYIPYPVEVEVGGATVFVLPIEHFHHF, from the coding sequence GTGAAATTGATTGTAGCAGTTGTACAGGACCAGGATAGCAACCGGTTGTCCGCGGCGTTAACAAAAAATGATTTTCGAGCAACGAAATTAGCAAGTACAGGTGGATTTTTAAGATCTGGAAATACAACGTTCTTAATTGGTACAGATGATAATCTTGTTCCGAAGGCACTTGAGCTTATTCGAGAAAATTGTCGTTCACGGGACCAGATGGTGGCACCTGTCTCTCCAATGGGTGGCAATGCCGATTCCTATATTCCTTACCCGGTTGAGGTTGAAGTGGGTGGGGCAACGGTTTTTGTCCTTCCAATTGAACATTTTCATCATTTTTGA
- a CDS encoding YaaR family protein: protein MKVNSDYRAGLDKMRKDTLQASQNGARFGQMVVKQEQRLHGEQITRLLGDISSAGDQIARSRNLRDMAKFKMLVRRFLKEAVGSGLALKKSHTWNQYGEGRRLKLVETIDEKLIELAEDLLNEEKTSVDLLAKIGEIKGLLINLYM, encoded by the coding sequence ATGAAAGTAAATAGTGATTATAGGGCTGGCCTCGACAAAATGCGAAAAGATACCTTACAGGCATCGCAAAATGGAGCACGGTTCGGTCAAATGGTCGTTAAGCAGGAGCAACGCTTGCATGGCGAGCAAATTACAAGATTGCTCGGTGATATTTCATCGGCGGGAGATCAGATTGCACGGTCACGGAATTTACGCGATATGGCCAAGTTTAAAATGTTAGTTCGACGTTTTTTGAAAGAAGCTGTCGGATCAGGTCTAGCGCTTAAAAAATCACATACATGGAATCAATATGGTGAAGGGCGTCGTTTGAAACTTGTCGAAACCATAGACGAGAAGCTAATCGAATTAGCAGAAGACTTATTGAATGAGGAAAAAACATCAGTTGATTTGTTAGCTAAAATCGGTGAGATTAAAGGGCTTCTTATCAATTTATATATGTAA